One genomic region from Natrinema caseinilyticum encodes:
- the trxA gene encoding thioredoxin: MATDASDSDSGRSTDEPVYIDGASHLDDVVDEHDVVLADFYADWCGPCKMIEPVLERLAAETDAVIAKVDVDQNQQLAGTYGVRGVPTLAFFAGGEQVEQHTGVLPADRLRTMIEGYANE, encoded by the coding sequence GGACGATCGACCGACGAACCGGTCTATATCGATGGTGCGAGCCACCTCGACGACGTCGTCGACGAGCACGACGTCGTCCTCGCGGACTTCTACGCCGACTGGTGTGGCCCCTGCAAGATGATCGAGCCCGTCCTCGAGCGGCTGGCGGCCGAGACGGACGCGGTGATCGCCAAGGTAGACGTCGACCAAAACCAGCAGCTCGCAGGGACCTACGGCGTCCGCGGGGTTCCGACGCTCGCGTTCTTCGCGGGCGGCGAGCAGGTCGAACAACACACCGGGGTCCTCCCGGCGGACCGTCTGCGAACGATGATCGAGGGATACGCGAACGAATGA
- a CDS encoding NAD(P)/FAD-dependent oxidoreductase, whose translation MSEQSDRSTSVRDVVIVGSGVAGLSAAVYAARADLEPLVLEGPEPGGQLTLTTDVENFLGFPEGVGGMELIQRGKDQARHFGAEFSHGSVERASLDERPFELDLASGDTLRTGALIVATGASARWVGAENEDELMGYGLSTCATCDGAFHRGDDVLVVGGGDSAMEEALFLAKFADSVTIVHRRDELRASDIMARRARDHEKISFRWNTELLEIHGSQADGVTGATLVRHPEGRPKEKVDAGADVEYETVDVGGIFYGVGHVPNTDFLVDTAVELDDAGHVETLDGRTTETAVDGVFGAGDVMDPEYRQAITAAGTGSMAALDAETWLEEREIAETQSGPVVEMEADD comes from the coding sequence ATGAGTGAGCAATCGGACCGATCCACGTCCGTCAGAGACGTCGTTATCGTCGGCTCCGGCGTTGCGGGCCTCTCGGCCGCAGTCTACGCCGCACGAGCCGACCTCGAGCCGCTGGTCCTCGAGGGTCCGGAACCCGGCGGCCAGCTCACGCTGACGACCGACGTGGAGAACTTCCTCGGCTTCCCCGAGGGGGTCGGCGGCATGGAACTGATCCAGCGCGGGAAAGACCAGGCCCGGCACTTCGGTGCCGAGTTCAGTCACGGCAGCGTCGAGCGCGCGAGCCTCGACGAGCGCCCGTTCGAACTCGACCTCGCGAGCGGCGACACGCTTCGAACGGGCGCGCTGATCGTCGCGACCGGCGCGAGCGCCCGCTGGGTCGGGGCCGAAAACGAGGACGAACTGATGGGGTACGGCCTCTCGACGTGTGCCACCTGCGACGGCGCGTTCCACCGCGGCGACGACGTCCTCGTGGTCGGCGGCGGCGACAGCGCGATGGAGGAAGCGCTCTTCCTCGCCAAATTCGCCGACAGCGTGACGATCGTTCACCGGCGCGACGAACTGCGCGCCTCCGACATCATGGCCCGCAGAGCCCGCGATCACGAGAAAATTTCGTTCCGCTGGAACACCGAACTGCTCGAGATTCACGGCTCGCAAGCCGACGGCGTCACGGGGGCGACGCTCGTCCGACACCCCGAGGGCCGGCCGAAAGAGAAAGTCGACGCGGGCGCGGACGTCGAGTACGAGACGGTCGACGTCGGCGGCATCTTCTACGGCGTCGGCCACGTCCCGAACACGGACTTCCTCGTGGACACCGCCGTCGAACTCGACGACGCCGGACACGTGGAAACGCTCGACGGCCGGACGACCGAAACCGCGGTCGACGGCGTCTTCGGTGCCGGCGACGTGATGGACCCCGAGTACAGACAGGCCATCACAGCCGCAGGAACCGGAAGCATGGCCGCGCTCGACGCGGAGACGTGGCTCGAGGAACGGGAAATAGCTGAGACGCAGTCGGGGCCCGTCGTGGAGATGGAAGCCGACGACTGA